The genomic region TGCCGAAAATCATCCGGTGAAAGCTGGAAAAGATCGCCCTGGAAAAGGGTTATCCCGGCGCTGTGAAATCGCGGTATTGCTCCGCTCTCGTCGATTTCAGCATCAAGACCGTTCTCAGCGAAGAAGGCCCGGACCGCAAGTTCACTCAACTCAACTCCGAGGACCTTCGCCCCCTGTTGGCGTAACCAGAGAAGATCAGGCGACTTGCCGCAAAGCGGTACAAAAACTGTTTCCGGTCCGACGTGCAGCCGGTGATAATACTGATGCAGGAACTCATGGCGCTCATCCATGTGAAAGCCGATTTCGTCGCGGCTCCAGCGCTCTATCCAGAAATCATGATCCATAACAGAATTATACCAGGATCAAACCTGATCAGCCGGGAGAATCCGGCCGTCAGAACCGACATAACGGACTTCACACCTGAGGTCGAACCCTGTTTTTTCGGACACCCTTTTCCGGATATGTGCGATCAACTTCAGGACGTCGGCGGCCGTGGCACCGCCCAGGTTGACAATAAAGTTGGCGTGTCGGTGTGAAACCTCGGCCCGACCGATGCGCTCACCCTTAAGCCCGGCCTCTTCAATGATTTTCCCGGGTGGACCGACTGTCGCATGCATCTCTGCAGTGCTGAGAAACACAGACCCGCAGTTCGGCTGTTTACGGGGAAACTTCCGCCGCCGCTCACGCAGGTCAACGAGCATCTCCTGACGAATCTGTCTGGAATCGCCAAAAGGACATTCAAGTTCGATCTCGACCAATACAGAGCCGCGCTCCTGCAAGGCTGAATGGCGATAGGAAAAAGCACACTCTTCCCGACTCAGTTGCACCAGGGCACCGTCACGGTCAACCGCCGTGACCCGTACAACATTTTCACCGATTCCCTTACGATGACTGCCGCCATTCATCATCACCAGGCCACCGATGGTCCCGGGAATTCCAATGGTGTGCTCGAGACCGGACAGACCGGCCAGCATCGCCTTGCGCGCCAGCTGCGGTACCCATAGACCAGCTCCGACAACAATGCGGTTGCCGCTGATCGACAGGTGCGACATATTGCGGCCAATTTTCAGAACGATGCCACGCAACCCTGCGTCGGCAAACAGCAGGTTGGTTCCCTGTCCAATCACCAACAGTGGTACATTCCGCCGAGAAGCATATTTAATAACGGTTTCGACCTGTTTCGGGCACGCCGGTTCAACCAGCAGATCAGCCGGTCCGCCGATCCGCCAGCTGCTCTGATCACTCAACGGGGCGTTGAAAACACGATCACCAATATCGAGAGCAACCAGCTCTTCCAATTTCTCGTTATGATTCACATCAGGCAAGGTCATTTTAAATCTTCATCCTGGCCGGACAGGTAATCGCCAAGCAGGGACCGG from Desulfuromonas sp. harbors:
- a CDS encoding thiopurine S-methyltransferase; this translates as MDHDFWIERWSRDEIGFHMDERHEFLHQYYHRLHVGPETVFVPLCGKSPDLLWLRQQGAKVLGVELSELAVRAFFAENGLDAEIDESGAIPRFHSAGITLFQGDLFQLSPDDFRHVRAVYDRGSLVALPPPMRREYADFLCRSLPIDSRILLVGYDYDQAELPGPPFAVPLPEIEQLFGTTFQLELLAQHDALPSHHLLRQRGLTRLIEYACLLIHRST
- a CDS encoding UDP-N-acetylenolpyruvoylglucosamine reductase, which produces MTLPDVNHNEKLEELVALDIGDRVFNAPLSDQSSWRIGGPADLLVEPACPKQVETVIKYASRRNVPLLVIGQGTNLLFADAGLRGIVLKIGRNMSHLSISGNRIVVGAGLWVPQLARKAMLAGLSGLEHTIGIPGTIGGLVMMNGGSHRKGIGENVVRVTAVDRDGALVQLSREECAFSYRHSALQERGSVLVEIELECPFGDSRQIRQEMLVDLRERRRKFPRKQPNCGSVFLSTAEMHATVGPPGKIIEEAGLKGERIGRAEVSHRHANFIVNLGGATAADVLKLIAHIRKRVSEKTGFDLRCEVRYVGSDGRILPADQV